Proteins co-encoded in one Bacillota bacterium genomic window:
- a CDS encoding 4-hydroxy-3-methylbut-2-enyl diphosphate reductase — protein MEVVPISPRGYCYGVVDALKLARAVAKDPAVPRPIYVLGLLVHNHHAVAELESLGIRSLDGPDRLALLDRVEGGTVIFTAHGVSPAVREKARQRGLHCVDATCPDVTRTHELVKDLARRGYFIIYVGRRGHPETEGVLGEAPGSVVLVETAAEVEALDVPDGRAVAVTTQTTLSQWDTQEVIEHIKARWARAEVYNEICMATQLRQQAAVREASGVDLVIVVGDRRSNNSGRLVQVVVERAGKPAYLVEDVTQIDPEWLRGARRVGVTAGSSTPSQITRRVIRWLQAFELDNQPARAADGSPAESALRGS, from the coding sequence GTGGAGGTTGTACCGATTTCACCCAGGGGGTACTGCTACGGAGTCGTGGACGCCCTGAAGCTGGCCAGGGCCGTCGCGAAAGACCCCGCCGTGCCCCGCCCGATCTACGTGCTCGGGCTCCTGGTTCACAACCACCACGCCGTGGCCGAACTGGAGAGCCTCGGCATCCGCTCCCTCGACGGCCCGGACCGGCTGGCGCTTCTTGATCGGGTCGAGGGCGGGACGGTCATCTTCACAGCCCACGGCGTCTCGCCCGCGGTCCGGGAGAAGGCCCGGCAGCGGGGCCTTCACTGCGTGGACGCCACCTGCCCGGACGTGACCCGCACCCATGAACTCGTCAAGGATCTGGCGCGCCGCGGTTACTTCATCATCTACGTGGGGCGCCGCGGCCACCCGGAGACCGAAGGGGTGCTGGGCGAGGCCCCGGGCTCGGTCGTTCTCGTCGAGACGGCGGCCGAGGTGGAGGCGCTGGACGTTCCCGACGGGCGCGCGGTCGCAGTCACCACCCAGACCACCCTCTCCCAGTGGGACACCCAGGAGGTCATCGAACACATCAAGGCGCGATGGGCCCGCGCTGAAGTCTACAACGAGATCTGCATGGCCACGCAACTTCGCCAGCAGGCGGCGGTGCGCGAAGCATCCGGCGTAGACCTGGTGATCGTGGTGGGAGACCGGCGCAGCAACAACTCCGGGAGGCTGGTCCAGGTGGTTGTCGAGCGCGCCGGAAAGCCGGCCTACCTGGTCGAGGACGTCACGCAGATCGACCCCGAGTGGCTGAGGGGGGCACGGCGGGTCGGGGTCACCGCCGGTTCGTCCACGCCGAGCCAGATCACCCGGCGGGTGATACGGTGGCT
- a CDS encoding GNAT family N-acetyltransferase, with product MHPESQSPSHSVSEDAGASALARLWQEAAPGEHLDEEVLREKLLDDPDRDPGLWLAARHGGRVVGIAVGVVRQLPGDGGPLGYVQFLAVAPTFRRQKVATRLLDELERRLFARGARRIRVLGSAPSYLWPGVDVRYTPALCLFERRGYRIEGYEFNMSVDLTRPIQASGAGPRRHQLERLGVRVRRLEHTDETAFRAWLEQTWGPNWTYEALLALRRPVPTGFVAEQDGRIVGFAVYDSTRPGWFGPMGVEVAWQGSGVGIELCVQAFEAMAAQGYRAAEIAWAGPRCFYARKLGAVISRVFASMELKDGAG from the coding sequence GTGCACCCCGAGTCACAATCGCCTTCGCATTCGGTCTCAGAAGACGCGGGAGCATCGGCTCTCGCCCGGCTATGGCAGGAGGCCGCGCCGGGGGAGCACCTGGACGAAGAGGTGCTCCGGGAGAAGCTGCTGGACGACCCTGACCGGGACCCCGGCCTGTGGCTGGCGGCCCGGCACGGCGGGCGCGTCGTTGGTATAGCGGTGGGCGTCGTCCGCCAGCTCCCGGGGGACGGCGGACCCCTGGGGTATGTCCAGTTCCTTGCAGTTGCCCCGACCTTCCGGCGCCAGAAGGTGGCGACGCGCCTTCTGGACGAGCTGGAACGCCGCCTTTTTGCCAGGGGCGCCCGCCGGATCCGGGTCCTGGGCAGCGCTCCGAGCTACCTGTGGCCCGGGGTGGACGTGCGCTATACGCCGGCACTTTGCCTGTTCGAGCGGCGGGGCTACCGGATTGAAGGATACGAGTTCAACATGAGCGTCGACCTGACGCGCCCCATCCAGGCGTCCGGGGCCGGGCCTCGACGCCACCAACTCGAGCGCCTCGGTGTGCGGGTGCGCAGGCTCGAGCACACCGACGAAACGGCGTTTCGGGCGTGGCTTGAGCAAACGTGGGGCCCGAACTGGACGTACGAGGCCCTCCTGGCGCTGCGCCGCCCGGTCCCAACCGGCTTCGTGGCCGAGCAGGACGGCCGCATCGTGGGTTTCGCCGTTTACGACAGCACGCGGCCCGGCTGGTTCGGGCCCATGGGAGTGGAGGTCGCTTGGCAGGGCAGCGGTGTGGGAATCGAACTTTGCGTGCAGGCCTTCGAGGCCATGGCGGCGCAAGGGTACCGGGCGGCGGAGATCGCCTGGGCCGGGCCCCGCTGCTTTTACGCTCGCAAGCTGGGTGCCGTGATCTCCCGGGTCTTCGCCAGCATGGAACTCAAGGACGGCGCCGGGTAG